From the Leptolyngbya sp. O-77 genome, one window contains:
- a CDS encoding DUF2949 domain-containing protein, with protein MTNESTTQARLIEFLREELSIPTESIAIALKQPEQDSNLLPMVLWQYGLITLEQLDRIFDWLETA; from the coding sequence ATGACGAATGAATCCACGACTCAAGCCAGGCTCATCGAGTTTCTGCGGGAAGAACTCTCCATTCCAACAGAGTCAATTGCGATCGCCCTCAAACAGCCAGAGCAAGACTCGAACCTGCTACCGATGGTTTTGTGGCAATATGGACTAATTACGTTGGAACAGCTCGATCGCATTTTCGACTGGCTAGAAACCGCTTAG